TGTCACTCCCAGGTGCACAGATCccttcccaaaatggcggcgACTCTGTTAGCGGCAGCCCAACGCATCAGGCGCAATGCACAGGGAGGAAGCGACACACAGAGGAGCCGTCAATACAGGCGGAGGATACGCATTCACCGCTCACAGTGTCCTTGCTTAAGGAACTGTTGGCAAACCTGAGAACGGAGCTCCAGGGAGATTTTCGGTCGGCCATAACATCGCTGCGCACAGACCTCCAGCAGGTGGGTGAACGCACTGACCATTTAGAGAGTAAAATGGCAGAAATTGTCACGGCCCACAATGAACTTACAGACGCTAATTGTGCACTAGAAAAAGAAGTCCATAGCTTAACTGCTAAATTGGCCAATATGGAAGACAGAGAAAGGCGTAATAACGTCAGGATAAGGGGCATCCCAGAGTCTATTTTAACATCAGACTTAAATACATACGTGTGCGCTTTGATGGAGGAGCTATTGCCAGATATACCTCAAGAACAGATTATGTTGGACAGGATTCACAGATTGCCCCGAGTCAAAACGGCACCTCCAGGAGCCCCCAGGGATACCATTATGCGAATCCATTATTACCATGTGAAAGATAAGTTGCAACAGTGCTTCCGGAATAAGAAGGGTCTTCCAgctaaatataatcacttgcaATGCTATGTAGACCTCTCTAGTTACACTCAGCGGAAAAGAAAGGAATTTAGTAATGTTACGGCTATATTGAGGGCAAATAATATACCATACCGGTGGCTTTTTCCCGTGAGACTGTGGGTTAATAAAGATGATGTTTCAGTCACAATGAACACACCACAGCACGGGAAGCAACTCCTGGAGCAATGGGGCCTTCTATCAGAAGAAGTACTAGGCCTCCCTGGAGATAAACCGCAGAAGAGGACAAGGCTTCAACCGGAATGGGAAACAAAGACAAGAAAAAGTAGGAAAAGCCACAAAATCCAAGGAGCAGTAGAAGAAGTGGACCCAGACACTCAATGTGACAGCAGATCCGCTTGACCAGTTTGCACATCGATCAAAGATGGCTTGAGAAGTTATGTTCATAACTTTATCtagttgttttttaattttttttttttttttgctcccgaGACTGTTTGGAGCCCCCTATGATATGGGTGCCATCCCATAAATCTATTCTTTTCACAAGCCATTTTTTTAGTTCCATCCCGTTAGATTGGTGTTAACTTGAACTATAGGAACCACTTCCCTAATTAGGGTATAGTGGGTATCTCCCCCCGTTTAGTCAATACCATTGGTGTATTGTTGTAAACTAGCTTTGAACATATTGTTGTACTTAACATGtatgttattcttatttttctagtttttcttttctctatttcttctattcCCTCTACTCTTACGATTAGATTCACCCAGAAAGAGCAAAGTTCTCCATCGGTTCAACGACAGACGATAAATCAAGCTCCAATCCTTATATGGCCATTAGAGGCAGCTATCCATAGTAACATCAATCGGTATCTGAGTAAGTTCATATTAACTAATAACTACATTGACATATAAACATGGGGATCCATATAATATCGCAAAATGTAAATGGGCTAAATAGCCCACAAAAAAGAATAAAGCTGGCACACTGGAGTAAGCAACAGAGTGGAGATATTTTTCTCCTACAAGAAACACATTTAACTGAACAACAACAAATGAGGcttaattctaaatatttttctacaCAGTTATATGCCTCAAATAcggttaaaaaaaatggagtagCAATATGGATTAATGCTAGACTGCCACATCAATTACTAACCCACTTTGGAGATCCTTTAGGTAGAtaccttattattattgttaaaataTATGAACAAATATATACTATCGCATCTATCTATAGTCCTAATAGATGCCAGGCAAAATTCTATAATATGCTGTTTAGGAAAATTGACAAGGTACAGAGGGGGTTTCTTATTATCGGGGGAGATTTTAATATCCCATTGCAATATCATATGGATACTAGTGGGCCGGAAAAGATTAGGAGACCTAGAGATTCTAAGCAACAGATTAAAACTCTCAGAAAACTtctactttatagagcacttTATGATGTATGGAGAGTACAGCATGCTATGGAAAGGGATTACACTTTCTTTTCCCATGCTCACTTTAAATACTCCCGTATAGACTATTTTTTTGTCGATAAAAACTTATTACAACTGGTTAAAAAATCGGAAATTGGGACTAGCACATGGGTGGACCACTCCCCGGTAGATATCTTTATTGAAAATAACCAGAATGTGAGGCCGCAAGCGCAGTGGCGCCTTAATGAATCCCTTTTAAATAATCAACTATATGTGAAACAATGTAAGCAAACCCTGAGagattattttcaaataaatgcagCTCCCCATATAACTCAAGCAACATTATGGTGTGCGCACAAAGCGGTGATTAGGGGGCAATTTATAAAACTAGCTTCCAATATGAAGAAAAATAATGATGCTATTAAGAATCAACTATTACAGCAACTGAATGTCCTGGAGGGGCAAAACAAGGAACACTCAACTCGAAAGAGAAGAAAACAGATACAAGAGCTGAGGCACCAACTACAGAGCTTAGAAAATAAACGAGTTGAATGGCAACTACGGCGATTAAATCTCAATAAATACACCAAAGGTAATAGGGCGACCAAGCTATTGGCAAACACAGTCAAACAAAGACAAGCTGCCCAAGCAATAACGTGTATAATATCGACATCTGGTCAGCCAATCACGAATCCTAAAGACATAGCAAATCGGTTTGCAGAATACTATTCCTCTCTGTATAATTTAAAACAGGACAGTACAACTCCACCGCCTACTAGAGAGGCTATTAGCAAATTCTTGACAGCAGCTGATATTCCGCAACTCCATCCGCAACAACTTCAAAGATTAAATTCGGATATTACCATGGAAGAAATAAAAGCGGCCATATAGATATTACCACAAAGGAAGTCCCCGGGCCCAGATGGGTTAACTAACAGCTATTACAAAAAGTTCCAGGATATATTGCTCCCATATCTTACCACACTCTTCAACCAGGTGTTACACGGAGGAGCATTTCCTACAGAAATGTTAGCGGCAACTATAATCACGATTCCGAAACCAGGGAAAAGTCCGGTGGAATGTGCCAACTACAGACCCATCTCATTATTGAATACCGATTTAAAAATTTATGCTAAAATACTTGCGACCAGATTGATGACCTTGTTGCCTTCCATGCTACATGCAGATCAAGTAGGTTTTGTGAAAGGACGACAAGGCCCAGACAACACCAGGAAAATCCTGGCATTAATAGAGGTTACCAAGAGAAGGAAAGATCCTACTATTTTGCTTAGCCTCGATGCTGAGAAAGCTTTCGACAGAGTGGAGTGGGCCTATATAGATCTCACATTGCAATCGTTTGGTCTATGGGGTTCCATTAAACATGCCATATTATCGCTATATTCAACTCCTACCGCTAGAGTTTACAACATGGGTTTTATGTCAGAATCCTTCCGAATTTCCAATGGCACCAGGCAGGGTTGCCCTTTGTCACCCCTTATCTTTAATCTTGCATTGGAACCTCTGGCCAGAAACATACGCAAGACAGAAGAGGTATCCGGGATTCAAGTGGGCAACTCTCACTACAAACTTGCCATGTTTGCGGATGATGTTATTCTTACTCTAACAAACCCAGAAAAATCACTCCTGGCAGTTACAAAGATCATTCAGGACTTTAGTAGGGTGTCTTACTACAAGCTAAATGAAGGAAAATCAGATTCTTCCACTTGAGATGCTACAAGATTCGGTAAACCGCTTAAAAGCGAAATATGCATTCCAATGGAAAACACAAACTATCACCTATTTGGGAGTAGAATTGGGCAGTTCCGTTCCAAAAACTTTTGAGGCCAATTACCCCAAGTTGCTAACTAGCATACAGGAACTTTTGAACAGATGGGCACCATTATATATATCATGGTTGGGCAGAATTGCCACTATCAAAATGATGGTTTTACCTAAATTCCTTTATATTTTTCGAACTCTGCCATTGACAGTCCCACACTCTTATTTCTGTAGAGCACAAAGGATGATTCAAAACTTTATATGGGCTAATCAGAAACCAAGAATTAAACAGAAATATTTGCAGAGGTCGAAAGAAAAAGGAGGTTTTGGGGTTCATAATTTGGAAACATACTACCAAGCTACGATCATAGATCAAATGAGAGCCTGGAACTTGCCGTCTCCGTCTCTGCATTGAATACAACTGGAGCAAGACTCCATACAACCGCTGCATCTTAGAGGCTTAATGTGGGTGCGCTCACCAGTTCGGCTTAGCCAGGACTCAAAAGCCCACCATACGACGGTCACAACTATTAATCTTTGGATGAAAATCAATGCAAAGAGGCAGTTAATAGTCTTTCCGGCACGAACTGCGAATTTGGAAGTATTAGAAATTTCTATTCCCCACCTCAACTTATCGAAATGGCGGAATAATCACCTAACGACCATAGCTCAGCTATATGAGAATACATCCTTAAAAACCTTCGACCAACTAATGAAGGAATACAACTTACCAAAACAAGATTTTTACAAATatctacaaataaaacatttgctgGGTAGTAAATGCGAGAAGCAACTATCACAATTGACTAAATTTGAGACTTTAGCCTCACAAACCCCACGAAACCCTAAAGGGATAGCAACAATATACAAGCTGCTAATAGACGAAGAAATTATGGAGAAACCGACTCACATACTGAAATGGGAGCAGGAGCTGAATATCGACCTGGATCCTTACCAATGGATAAAGATGTCAAACCTGTCTTATAAACACTCGAAGTGTACAAATCACATCGAGAATGCTAGAAAATTGTTTTACAGGTGGTATAAAACACCTAATGTACTACATAAGTATTACCCAAATGTGTCTACATTGTGCTGGAGAGATTGTAATCTTGTTGGGGATCTATGCCACATCTGGTGGCACTGCCCGAAAATAAAAACACTGTGGAGATATACTGAAGTTATCTTAACACAAACCACTCATCTTCCAATAAAGTTAACTTTGCCTCTGGCACTATTGAACAAAGGTTTGGAGGACTATCCGAAAACACTACACCATCTTATATTTCATATCTTAACAGCAACTAGACTCTTGATCCCACGTTATTGGAAATTGACACAAACCCCTAAAAAACAAGAACTAATTCTGTTAATCGACTCCAATCTCATGCTCGAACAAATGTCGATAGGTTCACAGAAACCAGGTAGAAATAGTGAACACTATGTCCCTatgtaaaagctggaaaaagggatACTATCTAACCGAGTAAGAATCTAGATTGTAATCGAGAGCCCAAAGAGCATAATGGTGTGGCATTAtgggttctatatatatatggaaaaaagAGTAGAGGGAAAATAATCTTATCTTATTCTTATCTATATTCGTACTTTCACTGTTTTTAGTTTTTCCTAATTATTTTTAGTTAattaatggatttttttctttaaaacccccctttttttttctttttctttttttttttctctctttctcttcttcctttcttTTCACACCTTTATAGGGCGCCTACTTTAAATAGATATACTACTCACAGTTTTAGACACATTCTGCAACACTAgcttgcttttctacatgcacTATTCACAGGAATAGCCCGCCCCTGACACCAGCTCGCCTTACTATATGCACTACTCACACTTACAGTGTGGACACTAGCTTGCCTTACCACATGTTTTATTCACAGTAATAGCCCTATACCCTTGCCTTACTAGAGGCATTATTCACAGTGACAGCTCGTCCTTGACACCAATCTGTCTCACTACATGCATTACTCAGTTACAGCGCTGACACCAGCTTGTTTCATCACATGCACTAATCACAGTGACAGCCCGCCCCTTGACACTAGCTTGCCTTTTTACATGCACTAATAAGAGCTACTGCGCTGACATTAGTCTGTTCTATTATATGCATTATTCATAGTTATAGCTCTGTACCCTCACCTTACTACAGGCACTACTCAGATACAATTTTTTATTCTTGTCTTACTACATGCACTAGTCACAGTCGCAGCTCTGTACACTTGCCTTACTATATGCACCAATTACAGTAACAGTCTCACTCCCTGACACCTGTTTGTCCTATTACATGCACTACTCACAGTAATAGCCCTGTTCCCTGACAAcagctaacccccctccccccctttttttttttttcttcttctctcttctttgtctcttttctatctaaaaatgttgtgtataacgaatgttgtttttctgtgtttgtcctttctcaaaaataataaaaagtaaaatataaaaaaaaaaaaaatgaatttaagacaatggggagggggggggagggttactgctcacaagagcttacatccTGTAAGGGAGAATAAAAGCCACAGATGGAGCAATGGAAGAACAAGGCAGTTTTATTAGAGAAAATCAGTTGACATCAGGTTATAGGAACAAAAGCTTTGGGGATTGTACGGCCCAATTCCCAGTTGTCGTCACTTAAATTGAAACATAAATCAtcgtttcccccccccccccccccaagagaaTGCTctgggcacctacacacatagaACAGGCTCAATGTACAGATCACAGGCTGTTACTGCCTCCTAATCATCAATAACTGCAATATCAATTCAATATGGATCAGAGGATCCCTTCGTCTCCTGTAGAAAAGTCTGGCTTTAGATGGTACTGCCCCAGGCCTTTAGCACAATTTGAAAAGGATAAGAGCAGTGCAGCGATAAATACAGGAGATATAGGCTTCTCTGTGTGCCAATGCAAGGAGCTGAAACTCCCACAGTGCCAGGCAGGGAAAGATGCCCATTGCTCCCAACGTTTTCATCTCCCCGGGGACTGTCAGGGTACACTGCAAATATAAATCCAGGAAGGTGAAAATTCTTAACATTTACAGCTACAACAGATATTCTTGAAAGCAGAAGAgccacaagagcttgcaatccatGCAATCATGCATTAGAGGAACAAAAAGGTATTTTTCCTTTATTGGACCCCATAGCCGGGCAATGTCAGTGGCTTATAAGCAGTTCTGTCTGGCTGTGTTTCCGGAGTGAGACCCAGCAGTGCAGACAGATAATCCTGGAACAATGTAGCAAATGAGCGGATAAACAGAACCAACTGCTGCCAAATTGTATCAAATACAAGTTACACTATAAACCTATGCCAGTCTCTTTGGTAGAAATAACCCCTCATCCCATGATGCAGTGCAAATTAACAAGTGCTGGTTATATCAGAATAGCCCTGTTCTGGGCACTATTAAAGAACCCCCTCCCAGCCCTATACAGTAGAGGAGCCCAAGTCCACACCCCTTAAACCAGAGACTCCAGCTGTTACTGAACCAGAACAGATTGCTGTAATCTCAACTGCCCTTACCTTCTCctcatgtaaaataataaaagcagtgTCCCCAGTAAGTCCAGTTTTGTGGATTCTTAAATAAAATCAGTGGCTCAACCGGTCAGTACCCCCATAGATATCCCTGGAGCCATATGAGGGAACAGGTCGTTCCTGGGGAAGGGTGGTGCATAGAAGGGGGCATGGTTGGGGAGCAGAGAGGTTAAGCCATAGTCCTGGGAATTAGCTGGAATGGGTGCAAAAGTGATGTGATCAGATGGAAAAGGTCCAGGACTGGCACCACCCACAAGCTCAAGACCCTTGGACATTCTGTATTTGCTCTTCTCCTTCTGCCGCCGGTTGCAGAACCAGACTCTCACCACCTAATGGGAAACAGGATAGTGACTTGGTTACTACTGCTGGGTCCTGGGGTTGTTCTGCTAATAATGGCAATTTAGCCTCCAATCCCAAACTCACATCTTTCTCCAGATTCAATTCTTTGGCAATTTCGGTCAGTTCCCTGGTGCCGGGCTTCTGATTGCACATGAAGTGGCCCTCTAACCGGCCCTTTAGATCGCTATCGAAGCAGGTTCTCATTTTCCGCTTACGGTTCTGCTCCTCAATCTGGGCCTTGTGGATCATCTATAACAGAACACAAACCTTGTCATTAAAATTCTGTTATTGGGTCAAGAATGAAACAGACCCATAATGAGGAGCCACAGAAGGATCCTGTCCAGACAGAGGAGAAGGCGAGTgttacatacagaatgagaaaccacagatggaccctgcccagacagaaggAAAGGGAGGAGCACATACataatgaggaaccacagatggagcctgtccAGGCagagggaaggtgagtggtacatacagaatgaggaaccacagatggaccctgcccagacagagggaaggtgaggGACACATACAGattgaggaaccacagatggaaccTGCCTGGACAGAGCAGAaagtgaggggcacatacagaatgagtcCTTATGTTTTGAGCCAATAACTCACCTCCTGCAGATTGTCGTTATTCTCCGCCTCTCCCAGCCATTGCTCCAATAGGGGTTTGAGTTTACACATATTTTTGAAGGTCAGTTGCAGGGACTCAAAGCGGCATATAGTTGTCTGGCTGAACATCTTCCCTACAGGACAAGTAAAGCCGGGTGTCAACATATGGGCCGGGTGTCAACATATGGGGTATTGCCCCTCAATGATGGGAGTGTAAGACTTCAGCCAAACATACAAGCACTACTGGAACATTCTTCAGAAGAAACCTGCTTCCTGATATCCAGCCTTTTCAGATCAGGTATGGGGGAGCAGGGCTGTTCTAAGgagttgtcttaaaggagaagtaaacccataATATAAGTAAAGCCACTCGACTGCAGCAAACacacaagaaaaaacaaacaaaacaaaaacacattatgGAAGAGGATTTACCTCCACTACAGCCAACCCACCGTATAATATTCCCAGAGCATGACCAATATCCCCTTGGGTATAACCCAGTGCCACCCGCTTCTGTTTCAGCTCTTTGGCAAACTCTTCCATCTCCTCGAGGGTCATTCCATCCTGAGTGAGAAACAAAGATACAAGTCACTCCCCCACAAACCGTAACCGCACTGCTCCATATAGGAACCAACATGCAGCTCCCAccacatataaataaaagattttaGAGACTTAAATTCTAGAATTTTAAAGGCTAAAATATTAGTGAAAGTAACGCGGCTCATACAATAGACGTCCTGTATCATGAGGCATGAGTAGCCCAGGTCACTTCTGTTATTGGGTCAAGATAGAAATAGACCCATAATGAGGAGCCACAGATGGACCCAGCCCAGACagaagggaaggggagtggtATATACAGAATGagtgtgtatagaaaacggatctgcacacacactggttaatgcagtcggggagtatcccctttttttcagccaccaaacattcaacgttttggggggggggacacacccacccttcatcagggcGAAGGGTGGGTGttttcccccccgaaacattgaaggtttggtggctgaataaaaggggatactccccgactgcattaaccagtgtgtgtgcggatccgttttctatacacatgcgTTACTAAGGGACCCGGCTGGGTCAAcagaagaaacgcaccaccagttgcaggattggtgaactacaggtgtgcggtaggagaaattacattatataaagaaTGAGGacccacagatggagcctgcccagacagagggaaggtgaggggcacttACAGAGTTCCCAATCCCACGAACCCAAAAATCTATGACCCCCTCCAAGGAAG
This Xenopus laevis strain J_2021 chromosome 8S, Xenopus_laevis_v10.1, whole genome shotgun sequence DNA region includes the following protein-coding sequences:
- the pou5f3.3.S gene encoding POU domain, class 5, transcription factor 1.3-like; its protein translation is MDQSILYSQSAFPNFSYSPGMVQDGTGNYQYFGNYNALSYPQSFHVPAIKSENGAREEARLGSCHTALFDWNRYPHIQFSNQVGAHSSGDPSPEGRTEEEDVSVSEGRPSSTPSPNSPMMPSYGQYWHHPSWQQGNPTNQAHTLPSQTPSDGGDEKPQQSHHSPTASLESGVSNTEDEEVPSAISSQAERGLTSPSLTNASIGPGTEEDGMTLEEMEEFAKELKQKRVALGYTQGDIGHALGILYGKMFSQTTICRFESLQLTFKNMCKLKPLLEQWLGEAENNDNLQEMIHKAQIEEQNRKRKMRTCFDSDLKGRLEGHFMCNQKPGTRELTEIAKELNLEKDVVRVWFCNRRQKEKSKYRMSKGLELVGGASPGPFPSDHITFAPIPANSQDYGLTSLLPNHAPFYAPPFPRNDLFPHMAPGISMGVLTG